A section of the Nitrospirota bacterium genome encodes:
- the pyrF gene encoding orotidine-5'-phosphate decarboxylase has product MEHRERIILALDVAGTDEAIEIIEKFKEHIDIFKVGNELFTAAGPRIIEALHLRGKKVFLDLKYHDIPNTVSKAAVAAARLGVFMLTVHTMGGMEMMRQCADTLVKFSLKENIQRPGLLGVTILTSINQEILRNELGIGQSINTQVKHLAGLALTAGLDGVIASPTETSMIRAHCGRGFLIVTPGIRPSWSPQDDQKRTMTPKHAIREGADYLVIGRAILSQPNPLRALELIVEEMASA; this is encoded by the coding sequence ATGGAACACCGAGAGCGTATAATCCTTGCCCTTGATGTGGCTGGCACAGATGAGGCCATAGAAATAATAGAGAAATTTAAAGAGCACATAGATATTTTCAAAGTAGGCAATGAGCTCTTTACTGCCGCAGGGCCCAGAATAATAGAGGCACTTCATCTGCGCGGCAAAAAAGTATTTCTGGACCTGAAGTATCATGACATACCGAATACTGTATCAAAGGCCGCAGTTGCTGCTGCCCGTCTTGGCGTCTTTATGCTTACTGTCCATACAATGGGCGGTATGGAGATGATGAGGCAGTGTGCTGATACCCTCGTCAAATTTTCCCTCAAAGAAAATATCCAGAGGCCAGGACTGCTGGGTGTCACCATACTCACCAGCATAAACCAGGAAATTTTAAGAAATGAACTTGGCATCGGGCAGAGTATTAACACCCAGGTAAAACACCTCGCCGGCCTTGCACTCACGGCAGGGCTTGATGGTGTAATTGCTTCCCCCACCGAGACATCCATGATAAGAGCCCACTGTGGCAGAGGGTTTCTCATAGTCACCCCGGGGATAAGGCCATCGTGGTCACCGCAGGATGACCAGAAAAGGACAATGACCCCAAAGCATGCCATCAGAGAAGGGGCTGATTACCTTGTAATAGGCAGGGCAATACTATCACAACCCAACCCCCTCAGGGCACTCGAACTCATTGTAGAGGAAATGGCCAGTGCATGA